In Oryza sativa Japonica Group chromosome 1, ASM3414082v1, the genomic stretch ttcagagttcagaccttGAACACCTGACCAAGGTTAGCCGGTGTTTCCCCACCAGACATAGTGGCTTCAGTTCTCAGGGCAACAGTATGCATGACCTTAACAGCTTTCAAAGGAAACCTGCCAGGAATCAAGCCATAAGCTTGGCAATGTATCTCTAAGTTGAATACATAACAGAATATTTGCAAGCATATGCTACAGAAACAAGTGCACCATACTTTGCAAGTAATAATACCAATGAAAAATTTTATCAATTCATGTAATGAATTTCACAGAGTTGGCAAACAATGATATAAAGTCccataataatttatttatataaataATTTATATGGCATCAAACCAGGCGTTACTAGTAACTTCAATACCATGAGTCCATGACACATTTCCAAAGAGCAAACTTAGATGGAACTATGGAAGCCAAATCAACAGGAAACTAAGAACTCAATgctgaaaaattataaatatttacTTTCATGACAAATATAAGTAAATCAAAAGGCACCAGAATTTCATGACGTACAGGTCTTCTACTGGACATACCATATGTTCTAGCAATTCCAATAACTTCCAAGAGAACGCAATTGCAAAAACATGATATTGTATGGCAAAGTATgactgaataaaaaataaaaaaaatcagcctACTTTAGTTATTAAATTTTGATCATGTGAGTGATCATCTATGCATAAGAAAAGGATATCACATACTTTCCGTGTGCAGTTTCCCCAGAAAGCATAATGCCATCAGAACCTTCTCGAACAGCTATAGCAATGTCTGAAACTTCTGCTCGGGTTGGAGTTGGATGAACAATCATACTTTCTAGCATATTAGTGGCAACAATAACAGCTTTTCCCATGCTCCTGCACATTCTAATAATTTCTTCCTGCATGAAGACACAGAAAATTCTAAGACTGCTGTTTGTATGTTAATGCATTCCAGCATGAAGACTATTTCCTGGACAAATTATAGATCTAGAAAGTACGGAAACAACCAAAGTAATGGCTTTTTCAAGCCTCAGGTTGTAATGGACATGTTAGCACAATGGAGTACGAGCAATATGATCGATTGCATCATACCTGCAGCAGCGGTACCTCCTCAATAGGGAGTTCAGCTCCCAAGTCACCTCTGGCAACCATAGCCTACATCATTCAACATTACATATGTCAGAGTTCAcatattgaaataaaaaaagtttgtatacaaAATCAGAACAAGTAAAAAAGGAAGCCTTATTCAAGATTTTACATACAGCTCAACACAATCTAAAGCTAAGATGATGGGTTTAACGCGTCCTGCTAAACTGAAGTATAAGAAAATTCTGTCTCTTTACCCCATCCGATGCTGTGATGATTGAGTGTAGGTTTGGAATGGAATCTGCACTTTCAATCTTTACAATTACATGTATATCGGCATTGGAGCCTGAGAATCAAAACAAAACACACTATTAAGACAGTTGAATAAGTGCTGGATAATTTTCATAATGTAGGGGATAATTATTACTTCTGAGATAATCCTTCAATTCATGCACAACTTGAGCATCTTTGACAAAAGAAACGGCATAGTAGTCAACTTGATTCTCCACACCAAACTTAATATCATCCCAATCCTTGTCTGCAAGTTCAGAAAATGAGAATGAAACAAGAGTGTTTATAATATTCAGTGAAATGAATGTTGACTATTACCAGTTATTGATGGCAAGGTTGCGCTCTTTCCACGAACATTCAGGTGACGCCTGGATTTCAGTTCACCTCCATCAATAACTTCACATTTTACCGAATCTTCAGTTTTGGACTTGACCAACAACGACATCATTCCACCTAAATGGTATCAACATATCGATCAATAAAAGCACATCATGAAACCGTATAGAATCGAAGTTATATCAGAATACACAATCATCTCAAAGCAGAAAAGAAGATTTCTACAAATATCTGGTGGTCTAGAAGAAGTGTTAATCAGTTGTGCATGACTGAGCAATGTTAACAGCAAATCAAGACTAGCAGACTTCATCTAGGAAATGAtgtctaaaaaaaatgtcagGTAACAGTGTTCTTAGAACTTGCCAGTTGCAGATAATTATGTTGTATACTGTGCCCACATACGCATACTCATACGACACATAATTCATGTGAATTGGCACTTCACAGTAGTCGCAAGAATGAGCTCTAGGGAAGCAGCAAAAGAatggaaaaaaaggaaatgttAAATTCCATTAACTCTGGGCAGAAGGAAATGCATATACGATATTTGAAGAGCTTAGTAATTTAACCAAGAGCAGATCACTCATGGATCTATCTACTGCTCTACGTATGAGCACGTGCCATATatgaaataaataattaattctAACCCTACAGCAAAATTTTAACACTTAACTGTTTTCGATAGAGTGAGTTGTTTTGCTTACAGTGAATACAATCATATGTGTGTCTATGCAAAGGAGACAAAAGTAAGTTAAAGATTAGAGGGGAAGGAATATCCACATACCATCTACGAGGAGCATGTCACCCACTTCTACATCATTAACAAAGTCATCATAGTTAACGCTAACACATGTCTCAGTCCCAACTCCTCTCTTAATTGTGAAAGTGAACTCCTGGCCAGTTTCCAACATTATTGGTTGAGGCAAATCTCCACTCCTAACTTCTGGTCCCTGATATGTAAAACACCATTATGATCCGAGAAACCCTCTATAGCATAAGAAAATGAAAAGGGCAGAGTCAGCCGCCAGCAAGTTTTTTTCCTGGTACTTGGTAAGTATTGAAAGGTATAGGTACCTCATAGTGTTAAGCAGGAGGTATATAGCTCTCAGTAGATGTATTATACCTCCTGATTAACACTAGAAATGCCTCTACCTCACAATACCTCCAGAGGAGGCGTAGACCGCAAAAAAACACTCTAGCATGAGCACATCATACTCTGTGTAAGACTAACACAAATATAGCAGGTTCTTAGGATGATTACTGTGAACCGCCCATACATTAGAGTACAAAAACTCAAAGAAATAATACTGACCTTCGTGTCAAGCATAATAGCAATCACGTTATCCTTTGTTTGAGCATTATATTCCTTTACTAAGTCAATAACTTTCTGGTGTGATGCATGGTCTCCATGTGACATATTAAGCCGAGCCACATTCATGCCAGCCTCAGCAAGTTTCCATATCATCTCCTTTGTGTTAGTTGAAGGACCAATGGTGCACACGATCTTTGTCTTGCGTCTCACATTTGGTTTAGACCACACACCATTGGCTGATGTTGCAAGTTGCTGAATGGCCTTGAGATGCTGGAAGTTTTCTTCTTCCTGTAAAAGAGATATTATTGCCAAAAAGTTTAACAAACTTTCAAGTCATAAGAGTATGTTTTAAAAGATTACAGCATTACATTCTACGTTACTGAAACTTTCAATGCACAGTAACTAACTACGGTGACAATCTGtgcataatactccctccgtcccattttacaAGGCGTAACTTTTTTTCGACGGAGTCCCAAATTACAGGGCGTATCATGTATTAAGTAGCTTTCTTCCCCATGATGCCCTTCTGCTTTGCATGCATCTAACGCTTGGATATCCGCATGCAACTAACCCGACAATTAATCGGCTTGTCAAGCCATACCCTTTGCGGGAGAGGGCAGACGTATCGGGCAGGGACATTTGGATCTAATCTACATGCATGCGTGAGTTATGGGAAGAGGAGCGATGGGAGTGATCTGCATGCTAGATTAATTAGTGTTTAATTAGGGGCACATGCAGAAGAAATCGTGACCTATTTTCACGTCTTGgtctttgcaaaaaaaaaggtgcgCCATaaaaaatgggacggagggagtattcacctcaaaccaaaccagaaCAAAAGGAATTGAGTCTTCTTGATGGTTGGGAGTTTTCATAGCTTAATGTGGCTTGAGAAATGACAACGTTCTTGAATGGTTTTAACCAAACTAATCACAGAAGTAGCACATTCTTGTTCGAAGTAGCCTACCCATGACGAGATAGTTTCATTATGCTCAAGTAGTTTAATATTTCACAGTGGCGGGAAATAAGATTAGCACATTTCAGACTCTGCAGAGAAATATTTCCAAAAGCACCTTTTTAGAAGACTGTTACAAGATAAGGAATTGCAAGTATGAAGTTTTTCCTTCCTTACAAGATAAGGTCCCTAACTAACTCAGAATTGTGCCAATGTCATTTTCCAAAATAGTACATCAACCCAGATCCACACAACCAGAAACTAAAAAACCAAATGAATCATGAGCTGAAAGAGAAGAGGGGAATGGCCACTTTTactaaggaaaaaaatattttccaatGATCTATTCAATAAAACTACTGATTAACAGGTTAGCTACCAGCCTACGAGCTCCTAAGGATGCATGAAACGTATCAAAACCGAAAGTACACGAGAACGTATTCATGGAGAAAAGTGAAGAAAATGACATTTACAGCAACTCCGCCCTCTAAATTTCACCGCCACAGGCACGAAAACGATACCCCCAAATGTGACAAACTCGGTTTCACCGTCACAGGGTGCCAATTTCACGCCCTTTTCATCCCGAAAGCAACCGGACACCTCAAACACTCCATCCCATCCCAAATCCACCCGGGGGGATAAACCCAGCTAGCGACCTGCGAGATACCAGTCAAAAGAGtacgaggagagagagatagagagaaccTTCacgtccgcgtcgtcgtcggccgacACCGGCAGCACCTCGGCGTCGAGACGCGGGGCGCGGCTAATCACGGACGTGACGGCGGACTCGCGGCGCGCCCTTGCTGCCCCCGCGCTCCCACCGCACCAGCGCGGCGCGAACGACAGCCTCGCCGCCGGGCGGAGCGCGTCGGCCCCAGATCCGCCGCCACCCAGCggcctccccaccgccgccaccgccgccgccgtccctgcCGCAGCCACCACCTGCGCCATCCCGATGCGGAGGAGATTTGGGAatggagagcgagagagagagggacagaggaagaggaggaggttggcgaggaagagaagagaatagGAGGTGAGGTGCGCGTGCGACGTGACCCGCGTGcagcgggaggaggagatggatggGTTTGGGTTTAAGGAGAGGAAGAAAGCTTGGGCCGCTGCTGATGCGGAGCGGCGGCTTCGTTTGTATCGAAGGGGGCCCCCTCTGCCGAGCTGGCCTTGCAGAGCCCGCGTCGTGACGCTCTCCGCtctcgcctcgcgccccgcggcCTCGGAGAATCCGTCGTTGAGTGGGACGCGAATATGCGGCTGGGGTTAGGCCTCCACGTTTGTTGGGGGGATCCGTGAATCCGTGATACGGGTGGCAAATGACACGATGAAACCCCtgtaaaatactccctccgtctaaaaaaagaaaaactctgaTTTCCATatctaacatttgaccgtctgtcttatttaaaaaaattatgaaaaaaattaaaaaggcaagtcacacataaaatattaatcatgttttatcatctaacaacaataaaaatacgaattataaaaaaatttcatataagacggacagttaaagttagacacggaaacccaggatttgcctttttttttaacggagggagtatgtgttttGAGCCTTGTCAATGAGATATGCGAGTGAAATATTTAACTGCTAATGATTATACTTCCTCTATCtcataatatagcaatctagtacCCGATGAGACTtttcatagtacaacgaatctgaatagAAGAGTGTATAGATTCATTGTAATATGAAATATCTCATCCGGTACTACATtgctatattatgagacggaggaagtaactacTAGTAATTCTACTGCCGAATGGGGGCGTGAATCTCCTGTATTCTGTGATGGTGACGGCACCAGTAGATGGACTTTTGTTACgcttcaaaactcaaaagtcCGGGGTAGGAAAACCATGCGGTGGACTTGGGATTGGATAGCCCGGCGCAGGCAGACGGTCGTGCCAAACGCAAGAACATGTGGAACGACCTCTCCCTCCGTCTTTTAACATGTGTGTTTACAGGGCGTGGAGTTGAGATAAAATCCAACCACCGGTTGTCGCTGTTAGTAATCCTGCGACAGTACATTCGTGGAATATGGTggtatatactctctccgtcctaaaataaatgtagttttgcactattcacgttcaacgtttaaccattcgtcttatttgaaaattttttatgattaatgtttttattgctattagatgataaaatatgaatagtactttatgtgttattaaatattttcattttttcataaatttttcaaataagacaaggtacacttattttgggacagaggtagtccTACTATGTACTCCGTATACGGTAGTACTCCGTAGTACGGTACCGTGCACCGGTGCGCGTGATTCTGGTCGGCGATGGAATTATACGAGATTACGTGGTGTTCTGCACGCCACGCGCCGAGCAGTGGACGGGGAGTCGGGGACAGCTTGGGCAGTTGGGCGCCGCGCTAGCTGATAGTGGATTCGTGGGAGCGGCCGCAGGCGCGGGCGCGCGGCTGAACCGCTGAAGCGACCCAGCAGTggccagcaccagcagatgATCGCGTCGACGGGATGGCCAATTTATTTTGGCTAATGGCTACTGGTTCGATAGCGTGGGACGAGTCGACGGTCTGAGCGCGCAGGTGCAGACACAGGCCTCCTGTTTAGTTCTCATAAAGTTTTTTCTAGAAACATCACATTAAATCTTTGAACACATacatgaaacattaaatatagattttttataaaactaattataaaattagggaggaaatcgcaagacgaatcttttgagtctaattaatctatgattagcatAAGTACTATAGTAACTCACGTatactaatgatagattaattaggctcaaaagatttgtctcgcggtttataggcgagttatgaaattagtttttttattcatatCTAAAAACTTcttccgacatctggtcaaaaacatccgatgtgacacccagaaattttcttttcgtgaactaaacaagCCCACAGTCGTAATGAGTGTCGCGTGTGCACCAAGGCCGAGTTTAGTCCCAAACTTTTTCGGAGCGGTCGACCGATctaagttgaaaaaaaatcggACGCTGCTATTCTACATGTGCTCTATTTTTCTTGCAGCATAGTATGTGTCTCTATATGTACTCTTTCATTGCTATTTAAAGGATAAAGTTTTATTAGCAAGTTTTGaatacttttttcttttaaattactcATCTGTTATTGAATCTAATTACACCATCGTactcattgcaattaaatcttcataataagatctcacatgattatattttgatcaaaataatatatatgtttcaaccaTTCAAATTTGATGTTTCACGTGTGAAAAGAAATTGTTTCAGTTGGAATCCAAATATGTTGCACGTTTTAAGTTTTCATGCTATaatcaatttttatttaatgTTTGTACGTGGCGTTATGTGGATGTGACTTATTCTGATGTTTCGTTGATTCATTTGTAAATGTTGCACATTGTATTATTTGGATGTTTCAGTAGATATTATGTGATGTTTCAATCGTTGCACCCCGATGTTTCATGTAGTatataaaaatgtttcagtAAATATTATGTAATATTTCAATCGTTACACCCCGATGCTTCAtgtattatataaaaaattatataaatgttTCAGTAGTATTATGTCATGTTTCAATCATTACACCTCGATGTTTCATATAGtatataaaaatgtttcaataaaaaatattatcaatTTTCTCATGATATGGTCATGCCGAATCTTATTATAAAggtttaattaaaataaatacaatGGTATAATCACATCATAAATTGGATCAatagtttagaagaaaaatcatttAGAAAATTGATTAGAAAAAGTAGTATAGATGTGAGGTACACCAACCcatgagagagaagaaagaagagaaaagtaCAAGGAGTACATGCATGCAGAGATTCCCACATCACATAGAGAAGATCAGAATATGGTGCGACAAATATACGGGCGTCCAATTTTTTTCAGTTTAATCGGACGTCCGATAGTAAAGCCAAAGACCCCCAAGACAAGGTACAATTGTTGGGAAGGGCCGTAGTTATCtccaactttttcttcgaacttctaacttttccatcacatcaaaacttttctacacacacaaacttttaacttttctgtcacatcattttaatttcaaccaaacttctatttttatcgtgaactaaacacatcctaagCTAACAATAGTTATGGCTTTGTTTAGATCCACCCCTTTAGATGTAGGGGTAAAATTTTTtaccgtgtcacatcggatatatggacacacatttgaagtataaAACGTaggctaataacaaaacaaattaaagaatctgtcagtaaaccgcgagaataatttattaagcctaattaatttatcattagcaaatatttgctGTAGAAccatattgttaaatcatggagcaattaggcttaaaagattcgtcttgtaaATTAGTTGCAATCTacgtaattagttattttttagtatATAGTTAATACTtgatgcaggtgttcaaacattgacatggtgaaaaattttagggtgagATTTAAACAGGACCTATAGTACAAAGCTTTAACACCTCTCCTTTCACATGTTCAGGTAGCTAGCGATGATAGTCCTACGTTATAACGGGCAGCATGTTGATACTGAAACCCGTACGCTCCGTTATACAATAAATCGTGTCCACCAGATACCGCATGACAAGATTTTTTTTACCACCTCACCTGAAAAGATATATTcactctgttttttaatatataacatcGTTAACTTTTTAAGATACGTTTgattattatcttttttttaattattactctctccgtcccaaaatgtaagtattttttaattattttgcgtgtctaaattcatagctaaaaattgtAACACTCTGCTtttcgtgagacgttaaaaactaattcggcaaaaatcctaattgcgaaaatttttgttctttgtgtgcgagtctaagttgtgccaaggatcccaatttaatcccgttgttccctctcatcgaaatcaaaatcctccacctcGAAAATTCCTCTTCCGATTCGAGTCTCTGAAATCAAATTCCGAAAGTCAATCCCTTCCcttgaatcctcgccaaatacaTTTCCGAATCCCAAAAATATCCAAACTCCCGTTTTGTTTCCTTCTTAGACTCCTTGAACCCTTGTGTACAAAGTATCAAATTTAGATTCAAAACCCAAACTCCAAATCTCTCCAAATCAAAATCATtcagaaaaagtctattttacctccctctggCTCGGTGGGCCGACTCTTCTtccccggcccatctcctctcagCCCGCTTCTCCACCTCCCCGCACGTGCGCTGCATgtgccgagagagagaggcatcgcctctcttcttcctctctctttcctcgctctctctctctgcttcctttctccctctcctcggCGCCGatttccccgccgccgccgttcgaaaTCCGGCCGCACCCCCGcgtcgcgcgcgctcgctcgcgaGGAGGTCGACCGGCCGGTCGCTGCCGCTGtcagccctgccgcgcctgcgccgcgcagccgcccggccccgctgccctgccgcgctgcACCACACAGCTGCAcggccccgcgcgcgtgccTGAGCCGCTCCACGCGCGTCCTGCTAAAACCCGGAGGCcgagctctccctctccctcctactcCCTTCCTGAATCGGCTTGGAGCGAGcctctctttttcccccttctttttccctttccccGACCACCATCGGCGTCACCGCCTGCCACCGCCTGGACCACGGGCGCGACCGCCAgctcgccgcccccaccttgaccCAGCGCCAGCTCGCCCCGCGCCAGCCGGCGCtgctcctcccgctcccgcggTTCAATTTCCGCCGCacgatccaccgccttcgccgcccaatgcatccacgccgtcgccgctttcgCATCGCCCACGAAaccaccgctgccgccagcCGAGCGCTTGACCGCCAAGGTCGGTTCTcccctcccaaaccgacatcaCCTCACCCCGCGCCTATAAAACCCGAAGCCGAGCTCCCCTTCCC encodes the following:
- the LOC4327173 gene encoding plastidial pyruvate kinase 2, whose protein sequence is MAQVVAAAGTAAAVAAVGRPLGGGGSGADALRPAARLSFAPRWCGGSAGAARARRESAVTSVISRAPRLDAEVLPVSADDDADVKEEENFQHLKAIQQLATSANGVWSKPNVRRKTKIVCTIGPSTNTKEMIWKLAEAGMNVARLNMSHGDHASHQKVIDLVKEYNAQTKDNVIAIMLDTKGPEVRSGDLPQPIMLETGQEFTFTIKRGVGTETCVSVNYDDFVNDVEVGDMLLVDGGMMSLLVKSKTEDSVKCEVIDGGELKSRRHLNVRGKSATLPSITDKDWDDIKFGVENQVDYYAVSFVKDAQVVHELKDYLRSSNADIHVIVKIESADSIPNLHSIITASDGAMVARGDLGAELPIEEVPLLQEEIIRMCRSMGKAVIVATNMLESMIVHPTPTRAEVSDIAIAVREGSDGIMLSGETAHGKFPLKAVKVMHTVALRTEATMSGGETPANLGQVFKNHMSEMFAYHSTMMSNTLGTSIVVFTRTGFMAILLSHYRPSGTIFAFTDQERVRQRLALYQGVCPVQMEFSDDAEKTFGDALSYLLKHGMVKEGEEVALVQSGRQPIWRSQSTHNIQVRKV